One Luteimonas sp. MC1825 DNA segment encodes these proteins:
- a CDS encoding EAL domain-containing response regulator, with product MANAAPGIDNSTARDLAALPRAHAAGVRAEFPPAQYWRRWCGDAGAPLAAAVDAPAVEPLPAPQPKVGADGSVEAPYRVLVVEDDISQGLFAESVLGGAGMEATVVSVASEVMASLESFRPDLVLMDLHMPGMDGVELTNLIRGHDVHGHVPIVFLTGDPDPERQFEVLEVGADDFLTKPVRPRHLIAAVQSRVRRARMLAQQRNGGARHPVTGLFTRSHMLQLLNSAIPGDGQGAIFMLEVAGIGALRDRYGYAGLEQLLTDAGGRIAQATSGNAVSRLSDSIYLIHAAVLPAGQLPETARILRDVLGRHLFPVGEETVRLQAFVGYTTLSHAYGDASSALAAAERALREARALPAAIAGFQPPPQRNHDQAVVESVRQALLDNRFELAFQPVVAVAGGDAAQYQTLLRMRDADGRLHAAAEFLPAADAADLMHEVDRRVLELAVEVLHTRSAMSRPVRLFVSQSARTLARERYADHVIENLAAHGGGGGSLVIDVRQDEALIHTLALKEFCAAMVPAGIQLCLSQYHASREADALLTQLPLGFVRLAARYSSRLDDTAVRDEMRNAIERAHRLGLQVIGPQVEDPQAAATLWMSGVDYIQGNLVQQAADGMDFDFHHSVL from the coding sequence GTGGCGAACGCAGCACCCGGCATCGACAACAGCACGGCGCGCGACCTGGCGGCCCTGCCGCGCGCGCATGCGGCGGGGGTGCGCGCGGAGTTTCCGCCCGCGCAGTACTGGCGCCGCTGGTGTGGCGATGCCGGCGCGCCGCTCGCCGCCGCCGTCGACGCCCCGGCCGTCGAGCCGCTGCCCGCACCGCAGCCGAAAGTAGGCGCGGACGGCAGCGTCGAGGCGCCCTACCGCGTGCTCGTGGTCGAGGACGACATCAGCCAGGGCCTGTTCGCCGAGAGCGTGCTCGGCGGTGCCGGCATGGAGGCCACGGTGGTCTCGGTGGCCAGCGAGGTCATGGCGTCGCTGGAGAGCTTCCGCCCCGACCTGGTGCTGATGGACCTGCACATGCCCGGCATGGACGGCGTGGAACTCACCAACCTGATCCGCGGCCATGACGTGCACGGCCACGTGCCGATCGTGTTCCTCACCGGCGATCCCGACCCCGAACGCCAGTTCGAGGTGCTCGAGGTCGGTGCCGACGACTTCCTGACCAAGCCGGTGCGTCCGCGCCACCTGATCGCCGCGGTGCAGAGCCGGGTGCGGCGCGCGCGCATGCTGGCGCAGCAGCGCAACGGCGGTGCGCGCCACCCGGTGACCGGGCTGTTCACCCGCTCGCACATGTTGCAACTGCTGAATTCCGCGATCCCCGGTGATGGCCAGGGCGCGATCTTCATGCTCGAGGTCGCCGGCATCGGCGCGCTGCGCGACCGCTACGGGTACGCGGGCCTGGAACAGCTGCTGACCGATGCCGGCGGGCGCATCGCCCAGGCCACCAGCGGCAACGCCGTGTCGCGCCTCAGCGACAGCATCTACCTGATCCACGCCGCGGTCCTCCCCGCCGGGCAGCTGCCCGAGACCGCACGCATCCTGCGCGATGTGCTGGGTCGCCACCTGTTCCCGGTCGGCGAGGAAACGGTCCGGCTGCAGGCCTTCGTCGGCTACACCACGCTCTCGCACGCCTATGGCGACGCCAGCAGCGCGCTGGCCGCCGCCGAACGCGCGCTGCGCGAGGCCCGCGCACTGCCCGCCGCGATCGCCGGGTTCCAGCCGCCGCCGCAGCGGAACCACGACCAGGCCGTGGTGGAGTCGGTGCGCCAGGCCCTGCTCGACAACCGTTTCGAGCTGGCGTTCCAGCCGGTGGTCGCGGTGGCCGGCGGTGACGCTGCGCAGTACCAGACCCTGCTGCGCATGCGCGACGCCGATGGCCGGCTGCACGCCGCGGCGGAGTTCCTGCCCGCCGCCGACGCCGCCGACCTGATGCACGAGGTCGACCGCCGCGTGCTGGAGCTGGCCGTGGAGGTGCTGCACACGCGCAGCGCGATGAGCCGGCCGGTGCGACTGTTCGTCTCGCAATCGGCGCGCACGCTGGCGCGCGAACGCTATGCCGACCACGTCATCGAAAACCTGGCCGCGCACGGCGGCGGCGGCGGCAGCCTGGTGATCGACGTCCGCCAGGACGAGGCGCTGATCCACACCCTGGCGCTCAAGGAATTCTGCGCCGCCATGGTGCCGGCCGGCATCCAGCTCTGCCTGAGCCAGTACCACGCCAGCCGCGAGGCCGATGCGCTGCTCACCCAGCTGCCGCTGGGCTTCGTGCGCCTGGCGGCACGCTACTCGAGCCGCCTCGACGACACCGCCGTGCGCGACGAGATGCGCAACGCCATCGAACGCGCGCATCGCCTCGGTCTGCAGGTCATCGGCCCGCAGGTCGAGGACCCGCAGGCGGCCGCGACCCTGTGGATGAGCGGCGTGGACTACATCCAGGGCAACCTGGTGCAGCAGGCCGCGGACGGGATGGACTTCGACTTCCACCATTCGGTGCTCTGA